In one Paenibacillus sp. JQZ6Y-1 genomic region, the following are encoded:
- the accC gene encoding acetyl-CoA carboxylase biotin carboxylase subunit, with amino-acid sequence MKFQKILIANRGEIAVRIIRACRELGISTVAIYSEADRESLHVRLADEAYCVGPTLSKDSYLNLTNLMSIATLTECDAVHPGYGFLAENADFAEICESCNITFIGPSPDAINRMGDKSEAKRTMLEAGVPVIPGSDGIVEDLNEAVKIAREIGYPVIIKATAGGGGKGIRLAEDEESLVKQITNAQQEAEKAFGNGGVYLEKFLTGMKHVEVQIIADRHGNAVHLGERDCSVQRRRQKLVEEAPCPVLSPELREKMGAAAVRAAKAVNYSGAGTLEFLLGPDEQFYFMEMNTRIQVEHPVTEMVTGVDLIQEMIHVAEGHPLSFTQEEVVINGWSIECRVNAEDPDRNFMPSPGKIDFYLPPGGPGVRVDSGAYPGYTISPYYDSMIAKLIVWAPTRAEAIAKMKRALDEFAIEGIYTTIPFHLRLLNHETFVRGDFDIKFLEENEV; translated from the coding sequence ATGAAATTTCAAAAAATTCTGATCGCGAACCGCGGCGAGATTGCGGTTCGTATTATTCGTGCCTGCCGTGAGCTGGGTATCTCCACGGTAGCGATATATTCCGAAGCAGATCGCGAATCACTGCATGTTCGTCTTGCAGATGAAGCATACTGTGTCGGTCCAACACTGTCCAAGGACAGCTACCTGAATCTGACGAACCTGATGAGTATTGCAACGCTGACAGAATGCGATGCGGTGCATCCGGGTTATGGATTTTTGGCGGAAAATGCCGATTTCGCGGAAATTTGCGAATCGTGCAACATCACCTTTATTGGTCCGTCTCCAGACGCGATCAATCGTATGGGTGACAAATCCGAAGCGAAGCGTACGATGCTGGAAGCGGGCGTACCGGTTATTCCAGGCTCCGACGGTATTGTCGAAGATCTGAACGAAGCGGTGAAAATCGCGCGTGAGATCGGGTATCCGGTCATCATCAAGGCAACTGCTGGCGGTGGTGGTAAAGGGATTCGTCTTGCTGAGGATGAAGAATCACTTGTCAAACAGATTACAAACGCACAGCAAGAAGCCGAGAAAGCATTCGGTAACGGCGGCGTGTATCTGGAGAAATTCCTGACAGGCATGAAGCACGTCGAAGTACAGATCATCGCTGACCGTCATGGCAATGCCGTGCATCTGGGCGAACGCGATTGCTCAGTACAGCGTCGTCGTCAAAAGCTGGTAGAAGAAGCACCTTGCCCTGTGTTGTCGCCAGAACTGCGTGAGAAAATGGGCGCAGCGGCTGTACGCGCAGCCAAAGCGGTCAATTACTCTGGTGCAGGTACACTGGAATTCCTACTCGGTCCAGATGAGCAATTTTACTTCATGGAAATGAACACTCGGATTCAGGTAGAGCATCCGGTAACCGAAATGGTAACCGGCGTCGATCTGATTCAGGAAATGATTCATGTGGCAGAAGGGCATCCATTGTCCTTTACACAAGAAGAGGTCGTTATCAACGGCTGGTCCATCGAGTGCCGCGTCAATGCGGAAGATCCAGATCGTAACTTTATGCCAAGCCCGGGTAAAATTGATTTTTATCTGCCACCGGGCGGACCGGGTGTGCGTGTCGATAGTGGCGCGTATCCAGGCTACACTATTTCTCCGTATTACGATTCGATGATTGCTAAGCTGATCGTCTGGGCGCCGACACGCGCCGAAGCGATTGCCAAAATGAAGCGTGCGCTGGATGAATTCGCGATTGAAGGCATCTATACGACGATCCCGTTCCACCTGCGTTTGCTGAATCACGAGACGTTTGTACGCGGCGATTTTGACATCAAATTCCTCGAAGAAAACGAAGTGTAA
- a CDS encoding VOC family protein, which yields MNHYSVPIIASKDLDESEAFYKRLGFDVLSDYGEYRILADGRGWHLHLNHVPDWPKTVEDNPFGLYLYVDNVDEIAAQVSDLIIEKGTPCVKPWGVYEFAVSDPTGLLVRIGRIVSPEES from the coding sequence GTGAATCATTATTCCGTTCCTATTATAGCGAGCAAAGATTTGGATGAAAGTGAAGCGTTCTATAAACGATTAGGGTTTGACGTACTCAGTGATTACGGCGAGTACCGGATTCTCGCGGATGGACGCGGTTGGCATCTGCATTTGAATCATGTACCCGATTGGCCTAAAACGGTCGAGGACAATCCCTTTGGTTTGTATTTGTATGTGGATAACGTCGATGAGATAGCGGCACAGGTGAGCGATTTGATTATCGAAAAAGGAACACCTTGCGTCAAACCGTGGGGCGTGTATGAATTTGCAGTCAGCGACCCTACTGGTTTACTGGTACGTATTGGTCGGATCGTTTCACCAGAGGAATCGTAA
- the efp gene encoding elongation factor P, whose product MISVNDFKTGLTVEVDGNIFSVIEFQHVKPGKGAAFVRSKLKNLRNGNVVERTFRAGENIARAQIENRGVQYLYASGEEHTFMDNETYDQFELNESQLEWELKFLKENMTVNIVSYQGEIIGINLPTSVELEVVETEPGIKGNTATGATKSAKLETGHSVQVPLFINQGDVLIIDTREGKYVSRA is encoded by the coding sequence TTGATTTCAGTTAACGATTTTAAAACAGGCTTGACCGTAGAAGTAGACGGTAACATTTTCTCCGTTATTGAGTTCCAACACGTAAAACCAGGTAAAGGTGCTGCATTCGTACGCTCCAAGCTGAAAAACCTGCGTAACGGTAACGTTGTTGAGCGCACATTCCGCGCTGGCGAAAATATTGCTCGTGCACAAATCGAAAACCGTGGCGTACAATACCTGTATGCAAGCGGCGAAGAGCACACTTTCATGGATAACGAAACCTACGACCAGTTCGAGCTGAACGAAAGCCAACTGGAATGGGAACTGAAATTCCTGAAAGAAAACATGACCGTTAACATCGTTAGCTACCAAGGCGAAATCATCGGAATCAACCTGCCAACATCCGTTGAGCTGGAAGTCGTTGAAACAGAGCCGGGTATCAAAGGTAACACTGCTACAGGCGCAACGAAAAGTGCAAAACTGGAAACAGGTCACAGCGTTCAAGTGCCTCTGTTTATCAATCAAGGCGATGTACTGATCATCGACACACGCGAAGGCAAATACGTTTCCCGCGCGTAA
- the accB gene encoding acetyl-CoA carboxylase biotin carboxyl carrier protein, giving the protein MFKLNEIKELIQLVDETSVQEVEIENEGSRLVIRKPGKAETVFMQAPAVQAAPAVQPAAATPATPAATPAAAPVAPEADPTLHKIVSPMVGTFYRSPSPEAGPFASVGDKVNTKSPVCIIEAMKLMNELEAEVNGTIVEVLAENGQLVEYGQPLFLVKPE; this is encoded by the coding sequence ATGTTTAAATTAAACGAGATCAAAGAACTCATTCAACTGGTGGACGAGACGTCCGTACAGGAAGTTGAAATCGAAAACGAAGGCTCTCGCCTCGTTATCCGTAAACCAGGCAAAGCCGAAACGGTATTCATGCAAGCGCCAGCTGTACAAGCAGCACCGGCGGTTCAACCTGCCGCAGCTACACCAGCAACTCCTGCAGCGACACCTGCCGCTGCGCCAGTAGCACCGGAAGCCGATCCGACACTACATAAAATTGTGTCTCCTATGGTCGGAACTTTCTATCGTTCCCCGTCCCCAGAAGCGGGACCATTCGCAAGTGTAGGCGACAAGGTCAACACCAAATCCCCTGTTTGCATTATCGAAGCGATGAAGCTGATGAACGAACTGGAAGCGGAAGTGAACGGAACGATCGTCGAAGTGCTTGCCGAAAACGGACAGCTGGTTGAATACGGCCAACCTTTGTTCCTGGTGAAGCCGGAATAA
- a CDS encoding aspartate kinase, with protein MALYVMKFGGSSVGDVERMQRVAKRIIEKQDEGHQCVVVVSAMGDTTDDLIDQALMLNPNPPAREMDMLMTTGEQISIAMLSMAIAHQGREAVSFTGWQAGFETEAEHSRARIREIRPERILKALGAGQIVVVAGFQGITEDGEITTFGRGGSDTTAVALAAAINADVCEIYTDVDGIYSTDPRIVKCARKLKEISYDEMLELANLGAAVLHPRAVEYAKHNNVRLVVRSSFNYNEGTVVKEEAVMEQGAVVSGIAYDKNVARITVRGVNDIPGVLAKMFSELATAKIDVDIIVQSGVMNGKADFSFTVNLEERERALQVIQAIRGELPYDEVTSEVDLVKVSIVGAGMVSHPGVAAQMFEAISTQGVSIKMVSTSEIKVSCVIEAGKLNDVVAALHTAYGLDTEEQAFVGGPQDRR; from the coding sequence TTGGCTTTGTACGTGATGAAATTCGGCGGTAGCTCCGTCGGCGATGTAGAGCGCATGCAGCGCGTAGCAAAACGCATTATTGAAAAGCAGGATGAAGGACACCAATGCGTCGTCGTTGTATCCGCTATGGGAGACACGACAGATGATCTGATCGATCAAGCACTGATGCTGAATCCGAATCCGCCCGCGCGTGAAATGGATATGCTGATGACGACGGGGGAACAGATTTCGATTGCCATGCTGTCGATGGCGATTGCACATCAAGGACGCGAAGCGGTATCCTTTACCGGCTGGCAAGCAGGCTTTGAAACGGAAGCAGAGCATAGTCGCGCTCGTATTCGCGAGATTCGCCCAGAACGTATACTGAAAGCGCTTGGCGCTGGTCAAATTGTAGTCGTAGCTGGTTTTCAAGGGATTACCGAAGACGGCGAGATTACGACATTCGGTCGCGGCGGCTCGGATACGACAGCTGTAGCACTGGCAGCAGCTATTAACGCAGATGTATGCGAAATTTATACAGACGTGGATGGCATCTATTCCACCGATCCGCGTATTGTCAAATGCGCTCGCAAGCTAAAAGAAATCTCTTATGACGAAATGCTGGAGCTGGCGAACCTCGGCGCAGCGGTATTGCATCCACGCGCAGTAGAATACGCCAAGCACAACAACGTACGCCTCGTAGTACGATCCAGCTTTAACTATAATGAAGGAACGGTAGTGAAGGAGGAAGCGGTTATGGAACAGGGAGCGGTAGTCAGCGGCATCGCTTATGACAAAAACGTAGCACGTATTACGGTCAGAGGGGTCAATGACATTCCCGGTGTACTCGCCAAAATGTTCAGCGAACTCGCAACTGCCAAGATCGACGTGGATATTATCGTACAAAGCGGCGTAATGAACGGCAAAGCTGATTTCTCCTTTACCGTGAATCTCGAAGAACGCGAACGCGCCCTGCAAGTGATCCAAGCGATCCGCGGCGAACTTCCATACGATGAAGTGACATCCGAAGTTGATCTGGTCAAAGTTTCCATCGTTGGCGCAGGCATGGTTAGCCATCCGGGTGTAGCTGCTCAAATGTTCGAGGCGATTTCCACTCAAGGCGTTAGTATCAAAATGGTCAGCACCTCCGAAATCAAAGTGTCCTGCGTAATCGAAGCAGGCAAACTGAATGACGTTGTAGCTGCTCTCCACACCGCTTACGGTCTGGATACCGAAGAACAAGCCTTCGTAGGCGGACCACAGGATCGTCGTTAA